The following DNA comes from Chelmon rostratus isolate fCheRos1 chromosome 3, fCheRos1.pri, whole genome shotgun sequence.
GACTAGGGAGGAAACAAGGGGGGAAACAGGGACAAAAaatagggggaaacagctagtctgggtctgtccaaaggtaacacaATCCTCGCAACCTCATGGTGATCgtaagactccaggaagttaccGTGGCTGGCCATAAAGCCGAAACTTAACctcccataaaaccacaacgtGCCATTCAtgcactttggtttttgtacagattaaacgaCACAATGTATTCATCTGACATCTCTTGAGGTGCTGATTTTGTCAGCATTCGACCGATCCAGCCTAGCAGTTTTCGACATTTCCAGTCCTTGTGAGTAAAAGCATTTCCCATAAGGGTAAAATGCTACCTTTAGTCCTGTAATAATTGATTTTTCAGCTTGTGCGCAGAAACATGCTGtgagcacaacactgacatatcatcaaTTTTTAAGTTAAGTTTTAAAACATGACTTCATTGACAGTCTGGTAGTCCAGAGGTTCACATGTGCACCACTGGATAACTATAAGTATAACCATGTTGCCCCTGGTTTGATCTCAGCAGGGGTTCTTTGTTGCATACTTCCTGTCTATAGCTACATGGCAAGGTGTCCAATGGTGTTacaatgacaaataaatgctaTTACTTCAAGGTCACACACAATTATTTACATATTAAACTTGTAAGAACATTGTTCATTTGGTTGGACACAAAGCCAGTTGCAGAGTACAAGACATGCCTATAAGATGTCCTCCTTGCTCTCTGTGATTGGTGTTTATGTCTGATTAGTGGGAGTTCCAGGTGGGTCCCTGTGAGGGGAATTAAATGGGGGATCATCTGTGGATGGCCCGCGACTTTCTGCATCACATCTGTGAAGACTTCTGAATTGCTGTTGAAGATGAGGAGCTAAGGGGTACTTCAGTAAGTTTAGACTACTgagttacacacacactatccaATGCTCTTGGTGCACTGTTTTCTGAGAAATTACAGTTCCACAAGacaagataagactttattgatggCACACTGGGAAATTCtcttgttacagcagcagaataaataGGCAAAGTAGAAAACCGAGCAATAAATAGCCAATAgtaaagatacaaaataaaatcaacaatagattaaaaaaaattaaaaataagaaGATAATACGAAGCATACAGAAGGCAGAGCAGATGTCACTCTCAGCACCTCCATGTCTATGATCCACATGATGGCACCGACAACATGGGTCGCCTCATGAGTCAATGCTCTTCCAGCCTCTTTGGCTTCTCTACAGCCACAGCCAGTCATGTTAGTGTTCACATCCCTGGCCATATCAGTCATATCGGAGGGGCTGTGGGTACTTTGAGGACAGATGCCCTGCTGCCAACTGGGACCCTTACAATGTGATGAAAGCCTGGGTTGAAACCTGTCTGCTGGAAAACCCTGAGGAGGACGATGATGAGGGAGAGACCATGGCTTTCTAACCAAAGACGCCACAAAGTGCAGGAGTTTTAAAGAAATCTCACACATTTGCTTTCAAATGCAGATTCTTGTGTTCCACGAATGAGGTAAAAGTttcaaataaaaagctaaattaaagtCACATCGGGtctgttttttcctgcaaacacacactgagtcgagtcaagtttatttttacagacaaaaatagcatttttttaGAAATACAAAAGCTAGACagttaaacatttaaaacactgtaTGACAAGCTCTTTGTCAGGCAACAAGGATTATCATAGGTCATGTTAACAAGACCAGTCCATAAGGTCCCAGTGAAATAACTCCATTCAAAACAGAAGTCTAATATCTCTTGTTCAAGGCGGATAGGAGAGAAGTGAGGTGTGATTGAAGATGTCATCTTTGCTTATCATTTACTTACAATTTAGCTCCTTTTTTTCTTAGCTACACCCTGTGAAAGTTATATCCAGTTACTTTTAGATACATATATGGATATATGAGTTTGTTCTCCCACGTTTTATCTTATTCTTTTCAGTGCTACCTCCaagttttcttttattatttgtttacttCATTCCTTTCtatcttatttatttgtatagtagttttattctgtttcattttcagcactTTTATGTGCCTGATCATATATAATCATAGTGCTGAAATATAAAGCACCTTGTTAAGCAAGGtgtataaataaaactcatAATTGTAGTCTGATGTCCTGTTAACAGCACTTTATTTAAGCCACTCCTGAACAACAAAAGCTCTGGCTAATGTTAAAAGAGGGAGAATATTAAACAGTAATGCTGgatgaaatcactgaaaatggctttacatgtttttcttttctcaggtGGCAAACTTCTCTCAGCCCTGCgcgtctttgtgctgtgttgtcAGCAGTGAGGACCAGCTGGTGGTGGATGTGGTCCCCAGTAAATCTGCTCTGcgctcagagcagcagcacacatcagTGAGGAGGACGCGCactctttttcccttttgtttttttctgtcaatggTACGAGTGGATGGCATTTCTGTCCTCGTAGTTTGACAAATGGACAAGCGCAGGACCAGGCAATGAATAACACAACCGGCTTGGCACTGGCAGGAGCTGGCAGCCGGGAGGAGTTACCGGCGCATCGAGCTTTAACGGGCTGCGTCCTGGCGCTGCTTATTATCTGGACGCTTTTAGGCAACTTTACGGTTTGCGCAGCGGTTTTTCGGTACCGGCACCTGCGCGCCAAAGTAACCAACATCTTTATCGTGTCCCTGGCTCTGTCGGACCTCCTGGTCGCCGTGCTGGTGATGCCGTGGAAAGCTGTTGCTGAAGTGGCGGGTTTCTGGCCGTTTGGGGGGTTCTGTAAGACCTGGCTGGCCTGCGACATCATGTGCTCCACGGCCTCCATCCTCAACCTGTGCGTGATTAGTGTGGACCGATACTGGGCCATCTCCAGCCCTTTCCGCTATGAGAGGAGTATGAACAAGAAGGTGGCCTCTGTTATGATTGGCGTGACCTGGACAGTCTCCGTGGTCATCTCCTTCGTTCCCGTGCAGATGAACTGGCACCAGGCGGAGATCGGTGATCCGGCTGCGGAGGATGTGGCGCTCCACGGTAAGAGTGTTGACGGGAGCTGTGATTCCAGCCTGAGCCGCACATACgccatctcctcctccctcatcaGCTTCTACATTCCGGTGGCTATCATGATTGTCACATACACCCGCATCTATCGGATAGCACAGATGCAGATCCGGATGATATCCTCCTTGGAGCGGGCGGCGGAGCACGCGCAGAGTTGCCGAGCGGACGCACCTGAGCAATTTCCTCACCTGCGCACGGAAATAAGTACCAACTCTTATCAGTCTCATACCCGTCCTTATCCCGATACTCGGCACTCTAATCAGTCACACCGGGAGCTCAAAGTGTCCATCAGAAAAGAGACCAAAGTCCTCAAAACTCTGAGCATCATCATGGGcgtttttgtttgctgctggtTGCCATTCTTTGTCCTGAACTGCGCTCTGCCCTTCTGTCCTGGGCCAGAGGCCTCAGGGGCCCAGCGGGGCCCTCACTGCGTCAGTGAAAAAACTTTCGATGTCTTCGTGTGGATCGGCTGGAGCAACTCGTCCCTCAACCCGGTCATCTATGCGTTCAACGCGGACTTCAGAGACGCCTTCCTGCGGCTGCTGCGCTGCCAAGGACGCGGCTGCTGCGCCGCGGTGAGCGCAGCGGTGGAGACCGTGATGGCGAGCAACGAGGCCGGACAGCTGAAGCAGGAGATCCCGCTGAACATGAAGCTGAGCGTCTCATGTACCACGAAAACCGGCGGAAGCGAGGACAGCGGGAACACAACGGTGACCGCGTTTTATCACAGAGGCACAACCTCGGAGCAGGTGACGGACACTGAGGATAGTAACGACAAAGCCAGACTGACCCAGATACCGATTTAAGTGGTACAATTTGTGAAATCACATGTCGCGAGGTCAGGAAAAGTATGCAAAGAAGCAGGTGAAGCAACAAAGACTTTGTGGGTTGAAATGTTGCATTGTAATATTAAGTGTGAGGActacctctcctttttctttatcAGGACATAGACAGGTCCAGGTGGGTCAATAAACTGAGGCCCAGTGGCAACATTAGCATCGGAGAGATGTTAGACTGTGTTCTACAATTATTTTCCTGTCGTACAAGTGAAATCAAGCAAGCAAGAAACTTAAAGGAAAGAAGCAATTTCATTTTCCCTCTACAAATCCTGAGTTATTTTCTAAGAAACAGCCATAAATGACAAGCTAGTTTATAGTGTTTTCAGTCTCAGATTAGAATTAATTTTGtacataataaaacactttaaattcaCATTGCTGAAGTAAAGTATGCCTGATTTCAAGAGAAATctcaaatgaaattaaacagcaaacaagtaaaaatatctCATCCATTTTagttgaaaaacactgacatttagaTTTTGAGGATGGACATTTGGTGCCGCCAGGCTTCTATTCAAGCCGCCACAGACGGAGAGTTATCAGAGGTCAGGATTTCTCTGAATCTCTAGAAATGGGATTATGTAACTGACTCACATTAGCACCCGTCAGCTGTGCCTCATGGTGGATGCACTGTGCACTCTGCTTCCcctgaaagaaacaaacataaataatttgTAAAGGTTGTTCCTGTGAAAGACGCCCTGACCAGTGAGAACACAGAAGCTTTTACCGTGACAACCCTCAAAAACGCAAGATGTGATTACTTTCTATGCAGTGAGGCTGATGCAGGAACAGGGACAGGATTAGTTGGAGGTCCGCGGTCTCACATTCTGCTCTGGGATGAACTTTCCACAGATTAACATCTGTTCATCTTTGTTTAATGAGACTTCCTTGTTGGTATTAAATATGttacaacctcacagagccaAAAGCCTTAATGGAGCCAGCAAGAATTATGATTCCATCTAGAgctgaaaatattttgttgGTGGTTGTGATTACATTactgtgaaaaaataaagaattgtTCCGTAGGGAGATAAACCTTTTTGTTTGACTAAATTAGAGGAGACAATCAATACCAGGGTTAAGCAGTACAGGCTATCTTATAGcctagcacaaagactggaaacagggggatACAGCTAGCATTGTTctagctagctgtagcttctAGCTATGGTATGTAGCACATTTACCTTGGTCTTCATCCACGTTTTGAACCTGCGTCCTGAAAAGAAgttaatttaaatgaatttatcaCCTTGCGTGTCAAGCAGGTCAAAGCATTGTTGAGATTTGAGAGGTGTTTGGGTGTGTCTTTGGAGATGCATAATTTTAGctttagatgagaagactgataccacacATATCTGTAAGGTACTTATGAAAAACGGCtagcagcagttagcttagctacGCATAAAGAGTGGGAGTGGGGAAATATCCTAGTTCTGTACAAAGGTAACAACATCCACCTGctagcatctctaaagctcTCATTTCTTCAattgacaacaaaaacagaagtataaaaacaacaatatgcTGTTTTTATAGGGGTTATGTGCTAGGCTATTTCTTGACCaggagcagttgccaggcaaccagtggagactccaggaagttgcCCTTACTCCCAGCTCAGGACAGAGTTAGGCTCGGTGTTAGCCTGTTTCAACAAGAGTTGCAGCGGTATACTGCTTTATACTGTGGTATGACTTTTATCATACCATGTACATTTGCTTATCTGGTGTTGGATTCTACCTTATTagtgttatttaaaaaagtTTCAAGTTTATATCACGTTTCATGACTGTCAGGTGATAATATTTTGCGACtttatgaaataaatgtgttttcattctttaaagGGTTATTGTGACTGATACTAcaacttctactactactagtactatTACTACTAACAATTTTGTAACACCATATACTGTGATATTTTCGGAGACAGTTGTCAGTTTTGGGAGTAACACATTACAAAGTAAAACATTACTATAATTCCATTATTTTTGGTGGTAACTGGAAATGTAAATTACTTTATAAAATTAAATAGCACAACTACAATTACTGAAATTTAAATGGGCTTGTTTCTCGTAACCTTTGTCTTACCTGAAAATAACAACTGCAGAGTATAGCAGACAAGCACAGCCTATTCCCCggatttcatgttttatgatCTAATGTCACCTGACTTTACGGTATAGAGTGAAGAAATTGTGGTTCATCAAATATAATTATTAGTAAACTACTGTAGCAAAGCTTGGTTAGCATGTACATCCGGGATCCTGGGGACTTCTACCAAATCTGACTGTCTAACCAAGACAATACAAGTGTAACTTACAGGTATAGGCTAACTGtcattgctgccctctggtggttgggAGTATGAATAACTCCTATCACTATCAATGGGGACAGCGCTAGATGACacaaaagtaacacaaaatgtactttttccactaactaattacttttatttgtaatgaaATGACTTTTGAGAGAAGTAACGAGTAGCTGACTAATTTTCAACAACTTGCACAACACTGGTTATCGTACTGCGAAAATCTCATATGCATTGCGACCctagtttccagtctttatggaTAAAGATGTTATggataaagactggaaactagGGTCGCAATGCATATGAGATTTTCGCAGTACGATAACCAGTGTTGTGCAAGTTGTtgaaagctaagctaaccagctgctagctgCAGCTAGATTGCCTATTTACCATGGTCTCCACATCAAACTCTTGGCAAGAATAATCATATTTCTCAAAAACACTGATGTACAGTACACCACATATTATGGATCAGTGCAACAACTGCAGTTATAGACAATCCTTATTTCcaatttcactgaaaatgtatGCAGTTAAGATACGTACTATATTTGTATTAGGCACCAGTGataacatgtttgtgtctgtgtttattccGATTATGCAGGagtgaggaaacacagagatatacagtatactgtataatTGTATCCAGAGGGGAAGTGTGTGCAGCCTTATGGTACTCACTGTGTAATGGGCTTGTAACCTACATAGGACATCAGCTAAAGGCGTCTCCATATGTATGTATGAACAGTCACCATACCAAAGatgattaataaaacaaaggttaaataaatgttttaaaatgtgtctccCATTTACAGTGGTTGCATGTAGGTTACTGAGTGAGGAAAGTTATTATTGGCCTCACTGGAGTTCAAAGTATGTAGGGTCCTTTCTCTGAGGAATGACAAAGTGATTACATCTATTAAAATTGACTGATTGTCCTTGTTTCATTCTTTCTCCATTTCATTCTCATGTCACCCAAAAGGAGCTCACTGCATTAACAAATCTCTCAAGGTAGTTGTGTTCGCCTGGGGAAGCTTTTAATGGGCCACACCTGCCCACCTTGAATGTACCAAAGTTAAAGGGGCCCTCAAGGCTGCAGTCCAgacggaaagagagagagacacacactgagacgGAGCTGTTAATCGATTTGTTAACTCATCTAGCAAAGGTACTATAACTACTGCTCTGAAGCCTCAGCATGCAGATATTTTCACTTCATACATTTATCCCATTTTAACATTGCCAGAACAGACtatgacagcaaaaaaaaaaactccccaTGTTTAGAGTGTAACAGCCtattcagagaaaaacaagagcatCAGTTATTATAGCAAACGGCCAAacgccctctagtggctgcagGAATGATATTGCCTGTTAGGAGCAAAGGGTGAGGCAGTGTGATGCTGATGcagagccacaaaaaaaaaaaaaaaaaaaacacctcacgGAAGTGGTGTAGGataaagtttcatttttataaCCTGGATGTCTTCCTGTTGTTAGAGGTGACAGatcagaaaatatatttttcaggACATGAACCAATGATGTATATAGTTGATTAAAATGGAGGACTTGTTGGCTTATGTACAGAACAGAACATGTTGATAAGGATGGGGAAAATTGTGGTCATGATCAAAACAATAAGTAACAAATGTTGATTTTCTGTAAGGAAACTAAAACAAATAGCAGTCTCCCATGTTAAAGTCCAATGCTTTGTTTACCCACCCCCCCATTTACAACAGTGTCACATTGCCTCCACCTTTGCTCCTGTTGACAGCAGTCTGTTCACCTGGTCAGTCGATACCTTATCAAGTAAATCTAATCAGAGGTTATTTTGAGGCGTCTTTATACATGAATGATGCTCTCCCAGTCACAGAGCAAGTCCCAGTGAGCGAATTATGTTGCATTTAAGTGTACATTATGTTTATGTTAGCAGCAGTTCTCAACCCTATAAAATGAAGCAATGGGTTGTTTATGACCCCTAGTCAAAGGGTCAATGAGCTGCCAAAGACTTTGATCTTAACTGATCTCTGATTGTGTCATTTGAAACAGTACAACAATCAAATACTAacaagaaaagaaggagaaattGGAGATTATAGGAAAAATACTAAAGATTTTGTGTAGCAGgttattctgtttttgttcctgtcttCCTGATGATGTTACAAATCCTCCAGATTTATGCTGCAACCTTGTAGAACAGTGTCCTCCAATGTTTTTGACTTGTGAcctgtaaaaaaagaaatcaacatttatttgttACCCCTCATCTTAGATTGAAGTTGTCTGAgctgtgagaaccacatatctctagtttgctgttttcatctttgtgacCATGAATTTTCCAGCAAATCCAACTGggtttttaaataatttattagGCTTAAGAGTTCAGAATCACCACATTTGAAGATTCTTGGTTATCATTGGATTGGAAAGgcatgaaaaactgtaatcgGAAAAGGAAGTAACTGAAGCTGTTAAATTAAGTGTATCataaagtggaaatactcaagtgaagaagaaaaaatataaacaatgtTTTCCACATCCTTGTAAATATCTTATTGAATGAACaatgtgcatttttatgttATAGATACTGACTGAGGGATTTGCGTTGACCTCCCATGTATTGTCTTCATCTTCTGATCCAGTTTGTAAAGTATTTCTGTCCAAAAGACCTTATAATCCCCTGTGGTCTCTTTGGGGACATGGGATCAAGTTGTTGCATTCTTTCCAGCAATAATCCTGGACCTCCAGAGGGGAGAGGTCCCTGGTCTCATCTGATCACCGATATATGGAGAACACATTCAGTCAGATTTAGCCCTGGCTTACAATCAtgtccatacacacacaactctTATATAAATGATCCAATTCTTTACATCCTGTATGTTTCTGAAGGCTCAGGGCAAATCTGAAAGTGTCgacactgtgtatgtgtgtgttttatttatgagtgtgtgtgttccaaGTCAATGAATCTACGTGTTTCTGGCAGAAAAAGGAATTAGGTCAGACAAGATTAGCAAACCGGACAACATttagaaaggaaaaaggagaggcgggagggagagagtgaacTGTAAAGTATGAATAAGAGGACAGAAGAAATATGAGAATTTAAGTGAGAGATATGGAGATTTTTAGGGTCAGAGGAAATGCAGGTGCATAAAAAGTGAAACTAGTGAAACCTAAAATAAGACGGAAAAGCTACGCAACAATTAACCCCTTCATCCATTGTGATGGAtgctgatatacagtatattgctcTCAGCCACTGAAAATGCActgttttaatttgactttGGCCTAGACACTAAGTAACCTGTGTTATATTTAACCAATTAATAGTTGTTTTGACCCAAGTTACCATGTTTATTCTGTAATATTTCACTCATAAAGTGCACAGCTGGTACATCTGTAGTGGGGAAAACCCACCATAATCTATATGATATTTTATACTGACTCATTCAAAATGTCCATTGTAGTGGACATGCAAAAATATTACAAAGATATGTGTTTACATACAAATTAATTTGATTTAGCCTCAGTTCTACATGAGTGAaggttaagaaaaaaaatctgaagtgtTAAAACAAATAGCTGTGAAGGATTTAAAGTATGAAACTTAGAGATGGATGGAAAACACATGGGAAAAGACTTTGTTAATAAGACGTAAATACTTCCAGCGGACGGCCACATGTGGTGGGTGCAGCTGGGAGTGCACAGCTGGCTGCCGCTTCtcattcctgctgctgcatgaaGCAGTTGAATTATTAGTGCAAGGCGTCAGGACGCCCGCCACCCCACTCTCACAGGGTCCTTCTAACCTCTGAAAATAGAtcagagagacgcagagagaaagaggagtcATGGTTGGTATCTTGCTGGTCTGAAAATAACCCTGATAGGTTCAAGAAGGTGGTGAAATCTAGTGGCAGAAATCAGACACTGCTTTCACTAAGTCagagcacatttactcaagtatgCTTAAGTACAATTCTAAGGTGTATTGTCAGGGACCAAGCAGTaaggaaatgaggaaaacaggCAGTTGATGAAAAAGAAAGGGTTTTTATTTCCCCAAACAAAGATGCGAACAATATAAACCAAGAATTCAAAAATCACAGCCTATAAAAGATGTCAACAAAAGTTAACTCTACTTAAAATGGCAACAAACAGGATGTTAACTTAACAAACTGAAAGATAAGGGAATATATATATACCGGTTTGGCCAAaccaataaacacaaaaaggggTAACAAAATGGACATCAACTAAAACTAATGTAAAGGAAAACCTAACTAAACCTAAATCCCCCCCTTTGACATGGCTGGAGATGGTCTGGTCTGGTGAGCTTGCCACAGGATTTAATGGGTCCAGCCCCTTGGCCATACCTTTTGCCTCTCCCAGATGACACCTCCCACATGCAGCATGGTAactcaaaagaaagaaaatatgattaatataacagcaaaaaacaaacaaaataaaaaaaaacgtacaatgtgaaaatgtgtgcactCAATTTAAACAGTGTAAagctaaatgaaaataaagacattatgAATCAAATAAACTGTGTAGTGTGGACATGAATTGTTTGGGGTGTGGTTGACTGCAAATTAAATGAACCAGGTTGAATGCAAATTAAAACGTGTCCTGAAAGTAAGTTGAGTGTGTGCACAGTCTTACCAAAACCTGTCCTGTGTGGCTTTGGCCATCACATATATGTACTGTACTTACAGAGAATGATATAGCACTTGTTACTCTTCTAAattaatttgatcatttaaattAGTGATTATTCTGCATATTCAGattaacaatacaaaatatagtcatcaaataaattatgatgtatgATTATAGGACACGATTAGAGAAgactaattttctttttctttcttgagataattttaaatatgattttaatgtgaCCCGTGACCCGACACAGTGGCCAGACATCGCTTTTCTGGACATCTACGAATATTTGAATCACAAAGTTAAGTGTTGTCTGTAAGTAACCAACCTGTTGAACAGGAGTTTTGTGAAATCCTGCATTTAAACTGAAACTTTTTGTGAAGTATtgaaatactgcagcagcaaTCTGTGAAGTCACCCTGCGTCACTGGAGTCACTGACTGTCTGggatcttttttattgtctatttctTCTACttgttctgtctctgcctctcctttttgttctgctgttgcAACAAGTGAATTTCCCTGGCGGGGGGCCCATAAAGTCTGATCATGTAAGACttaccaaaataaaagtcttaCATTGTCAGAATCACGATGAAAGTGAATAGAAGGAATAAACATTTCTAATTCTTTGGTTATGTAGTAGAGCCTTGTACATGTCCTGCACAGATTTCTTGTTTCGAAGCATTCAGCTGAAAAGCTAAAAGACATTCTGTGAATCAGAAGGCTCAGTGATTGaaactgactgaactgaagAGACGAACACAGCACTTCAAAAAATTATGCCTCAACACATCACAACCTTGCAGCCTCGACTTGCACagtgtcacacactgacagaactAAGTGCTGCTTCTGATATCACTCAAATGCTTTTTGAACTGAACTAGTTTACTCTTCAGGacatgttttttgcttttggGTAGCCGAGGGCAGCAAATGTTACACAATCATGTACACCATTCCAAAACCAGCATCAACACTCCATACAGCCGAAAGGATGTCTCTTTCAAAGATACTGTATTCCCTGTAGTGTCCTGGGAGTTGAAGCAGGTGGAAGACTTTGGGAATCTGTTCTTCACCACTTCAACATCCCAGTGTCTCGGAAGCACATTCCAGACCACCCAGAACTGCACAGGTTTCCCAGGCAGCTTTGGTAAGGCTACCGCAGGAGAGGAGAACGtgcatttttgtgttattgcctaaaatgattttgtgacatctttcattcatgcaaaaacaaaagggtCACCACAATCATTCGTCTTCATGTATGCTTTGGGTTGTTACTCTAACTGTGAACCCACAGTTCAAGAGAAGATTCGAGGGAACACACTCCTGGGACGCCA
Coding sequences within:
- the LOC121604274 gene encoding D(1) dopamine receptor-like — protein: MNNTTGLALAGAGSREELPAHRALTGCVLALLIIWTLLGNFTVCAAVFRYRHLRAKVTNIFIVSLALSDLLVAVLVMPWKAVAEVAGFWPFGGFCKTWLACDIMCSTASILNLCVISVDRYWAISSPFRYERSMNKKVASVMIGVTWTVSVVISFVPVQMNWHQAEIGDPAAEDVALHGKSVDGSCDSSLSRTYAISSSLISFYIPVAIMIVTYTRIYRIAQMQIRMISSLERAAEHAQSCRADAPEQFPHLRTEISTNSYQSHTRPYPDTRHSNQSHRELKVSIRKETKVLKTLSIIMGVFVCCWLPFFVLNCALPFCPGPEASGAQRGPHCVSEKTFDVFVWIGWSNSSLNPVIYAFNADFRDAFLRLLRCQGRGCCAAVSAAVETVMASNEAGQLKQEIPLNMKLSVSCTTKTGGSEDSGNTTVTAFYHRGTTSEQVTDTEDSNDKARLTQIPI